CCGCGTGATCGCATCGATGTTGATGCGGACGGGACAACCGCTTGGCGAGATTGAGCGAGCCGCTACGGAAACGATTCAGCGGGAAGCGGATCGTTATGCGGCTCCGGTGCGTTGGTTAACGCTGGCCGCTGCTGCGACACCTTTGATGGGATTGCTGGGGACGGTATGGGGCATGATTGTGGCTTTCCACCAGTCCAGTACTTTGACGGCGGACCGCAGCCGAAGCGAGCAATTGTCCGAGGGGATTTACACCGCGCTTGTGACCACGCTGGCTGGTTTGGTGGTGGCGATTCCTGCGGCGATCTTTGCTCAGTATCTGGAAAATCGAATCACCAAATTGTTCCAGCGGATCGAGGAACTTGCCTTTGCGGTCGCGCCGGGGTTGGTTCGGTTTACGGGACGTTCGAAATTGGACATTGATGGCAATCTGCGGCCAATTGATGGTGCCGCGCCGCCACCGGTTAACTCGCTGCCGCCGGTTGATGGACAACACGCCAACGGTTCCCCCGCTCCTCCACCAGTGGCTTCAAACTGATGGCTATTGAACTGAAACGATCGAACATCGCCGGGACGCTGAGTTTGACTCCGCTGATCGATGTCGTGTTCTTGCTGCTGATCTTTTTCCTTGTGACAAGCGAGTTTGAGGACGAAGAACGTCGCCTCGATATCGTATTGCCCTCGGCGACCAGTGCCGTTCCGATGACCAGCAAGCCTCGCGAGGTCGTGGTCGACATCGACGAATCAGGCAAGATTTACATGCGAGGAAAAGTGACACCGATGGAAGAACTCGAAGAACTGCTCAAGAAGGCGGTCGCCAGCAATCCAACAAATCAAACGGTGGTCATTCGTGCCGATCAATCGGCGAGTTTTCAGCCGGTCGTGAACGTGATGGACGTGTGCAACCGCACCGGAGTCAGTGACTACAGCGTGACAACGAAGGATGGGCCGTCGGGTTGATCCCCCGATTTGTCTTTTCGGGTTTCGCGTCTGAACCCGGTGTTTGCATTCCTGGTGTCTGAGTGACAGACAGACCGTTTTGACGCCTAATCCTTATCGTGTCCACGCCGCGTTACTGCCTCGACTTCCGAACCGCTCCACTCGATACTCATCGTTCTTTTTGTGACAACGTCTAGCACGCCACCGCCTCCACATTCGGCCAACCCATTGTTGCCGCCCGAAGAGTTGGATATCGACCAAGCCGAAAGGATGTGGCCGCTCGATTTGGGCATGACTGCGCTCGGTGGGTTGGTGCTGTACATGGTGCTGACGAACTTCGCGTTCGACGACCCGCGTTGGTTGTACAACGCGTGGACGTACTTGATCTTGGTGCCACTGATCACACTTGGGATTTCAGCAACGCTGCATTTGATCGCGTCGCGTTACGTTCAAAAATCGGTTCAGGTTGGCTTTCTGTTCAGCACGATCGTGCACTTGCTGTTGCTGATCCTGGCGATTCGGTGGGTCATCTTCCCTCATTATTTCCCAGAAGCGTTCGCGGGCGTGAAGCCGGATCGATCGCCCATTCGGAAGACGGTTCCGGAATACCTATTCCAGAAGCCAACCGAAACGAAGTCCGCCACGCCGGATTGGTCACAGCCCGTGGATGCGGAAACGACTTCGCGTGTCATCCCTCGCGAAGAACGTCAGCTTCCTCCGGTGCAGCGATCCGCACCCAAACTGGAAGTGCCACAGCCGAGTCAGCCGCAACAGAACGCACCCCAGAAGTTCTTGATGAAGCGGCCTGAACCGGTCGCGTCGCAGCCGAAACCTGCTGACTCGCCGTCGAAGCTGGCACGCCGGCGAGTCCAGCGTGACGCTCCTTCCATCGTCAGTGAATCGGCACCGGAAGCTCCGGCCGTTGAGACAACCTCGGTGCCAGCCGCAGAGGTGGCACGGGCTGAAAAAGCTGACCA
The Neorhodopirellula lusitana DNA segment above includes these coding regions:
- a CDS encoding MotA/TolQ/ExbB proton channel family protein, which gives rise to MTFFSSATKRLARPVSQDRLSPRTSLWALGLAMALVFSITGIPGGWNAAVSAQDTADDVIVDAADIESVMNEAPDDGQQLGSDQPSGIDLLSLISRGGWFMLPIGLMSMLVVTLTIERTLSLRTRKIIPPELVEELGELVANQDHFPPATAYEVCQENRSPAGRVIASMLMRTGQPLGEIERAATETIQREADRYAAPVRWLTLAAAATPLMGLLGTVWGMIVAFHQSSTLTADRSRSEQLSEGIYTALVTTLAGLVVAIPAAIFAQYLENRITKLFQRIEELAFAVAPGLVRFTGRSKLDIDGNLRPIDGAAPPPVNSLPPVDGQHANGSPAPPPVASN
- a CDS encoding ExbD/TolR family protein, which gives rise to MAIELKRSNIAGTLSLTPLIDVVFLLLIFFLVTSEFEDEERRLDIVLPSATSAVPMTSKPREVVVDIDESGKIYMRGKVTPMEELEELLKKAVASNPTNQTVVIRADQSASFQPVVNVMDVCNRTGVSDYSVTTKDGPSG